From the genome of Syngnathoides biaculeatus isolate LvHL_M chromosome 4, ASM1980259v1, whole genome shotgun sequence:
GGGCTTGTTGCCGGCTTACGGCGTTCGAGGTCACCCGCGTTCTCCGGCTCCTTATCAAACCAGGTGGGAATGAAGAGCCTGCCGTAtttctgtcggggagaggtcaTCCGCGGCTTCGGAAGAGGCAGCAAAGAACTGGGGATTCCCACAGGTAACCATCCGCTGTCGTTGTCTTGGGACTAggcatttattattatcattttattttttaaaacagaataaacGAAAATGTCTCCGCTTATATTTTGGCAGGCGTCGTCAACCTTAAACCTAACAGTTTGTCACGCACGTCTGCAAAAATACGCTCGGTCAAACTACATTTATCTATATTTTATTAATAGTGAATGGAAATCCTCccaaatggataggtttccgattacgtcaccaccacccttagaccaatcggataaatttaaaaaaacttcaCGGTTCACCTATGACCTGGGAtgctgacctctatgacacacaagatggcgtaactGGAAACCTATCCAATATTATGGACGGTGATTTATCAAGGAGGAGATAAATCAATATCCACcatcattacatttttcaagCGATCGACATtcctaggaaatcacaatgGCCCATCATTGGTGAGCTATTTGTAGAACAGGACAGTTGGTGGCTTCCTTGTGCCCACGGACGGGGGGGATGCGGGACGGGCGGGCACCCTTTTGTGGgtaaacaccccccacccccattatGCACTTTGACAGGCTTGGCTAGAAGCCAATTTATGGTAAAATTTCTTTTTAGGTTTGACGATTTTACTGTCTGTGGTTACTGCTACTAAATTATGACCAAAGTTTTGCCataaaaaattgtaataaacatatttgtttgttaTCCTTTGACTTTTTCAAAGTGTGTGTTTGGTTTAGATGGCAATCTCTCCAAAGTCGAGATAAACGGGAGTCTTCCGTCAGGTCGTTGTAGTTGCTGATTAACTCGAGTTGATCTTTTTCCTCAGTCATGCTTATGTAATGTGGCAGGTGAACAAAGTTTATAGACATCATATCATGATGTGATGTTTGGTATTATTAGAATGATAATTAGTTAGCTACAAGTCTGGGCAAAGTATGTCTTGTGTGCCTCATGTGCactgctttttttgtgtatttaaataaatcCATTGTTATAGTTTTTGAAGTACATGTCGGAACAGGAATGTGTTTGCAGAACCATATTGTAGCGTAGTagtgttttgcttttatttctcGACTTCCTATTTTATCATTTGTGATGAAATATTGTACGCGGTAGAGTTGGTAAGTTCCTTTTGCGCTGATTTTGGTCATCCGACCGTTGTTCATTTGGCCCGCAGCCAACTTCCCCGACTGCGTGGTGGAGCACCTCCCGGCCGACATCGGGACGGGCATCTACTACGGCTGGGCCTGCGTGGGCAACGGCGACGTTCACAAGATGGTGATGAGCATCGGCTGGAACCCGTACTACAAGAACACCAAGAAGTCGATGGTGGGTTCCGAATATTTCGCGGGCATTACCTGCCCCCCCAAATTGCACGATAGTATTCAGCGTTATACATTTTATAGTCGTTGCGAGGGGCTTGGCGAGCCGTTCAAGTGACACTGCGAACATTTGCTAACAGGAGATTTAAAAGCCACAAAATGTTTCTCGGTAATACTTGTCTATTGCCAAACTGCGACCCAAAAAcgctcattttattttacacgGCCCTTAAAACCAAATGACTTATAGGTGATTTGGTAGAAAATTcagcaaatacaaatacatagtTTTGTACACATTGCACCTCCCACCcctaaaaaaagtcaaatttcttTGCGTAGATTTTTAGTTTACATGAACATGTGACTTTTTCTGGCTAAATTACAGTTAAGTGTCTTTCATGTTAAAATACTATAACATTatttcagaattaaaaaaaatgactgaattgagatcttttttcataaaatgtcaacttttcgaGTAAAATTACAGCTTTTCATGTAACGTTTTCAATAGACTTTATCTTAAAATTTGcctaaaaatccatccatccattttatttaccgcttatcctcacgagggttgcggggcgtgccggagcctatcccagctgtcaacagacaggaggcggggtacaaccctgaactggtcgtcagacaaaatcatagggcacatcgagacaaacagtggcactcacaatcacaccttggggcaatttagagtgtccatttaatgttgcatgtttttggaatgtgggaggaaaccggagtgcccggaggaaaccacgcaggcacggggagagcatgcaaaagtccacacagacgggccgggattgaaccggggacctcaaaattgtgaagccaacgctttacagctgttccactgtgccgcaattttaagacattttatgtaattttgtaAGGGAAAAAGTACTTATCTTCATCTAAATTATAAACTTTCACATAAAACAACCTTCCTtatcaagcaaaaaaatatatataattttattccattgaaaaaaaatggatttttcttttcatttaaattctgtttttcttcagattaAATTCTGGAAAAAGTCCCAAAAAttaatttaccttttttttcttcaaaattttgCTGTGACTTGACTTTTTctacaaaaaattacatttaaaaaaaatttatatagatatatatgcaCTCAGTGTCATGAAATATTAGGCCACGCAAGTACTTAAGAGCAGTGAGAAAGTGTAAGTAATCGGCTTATCATGCATTTCTGGTGTTGGAAGGAGGTCCTTTTGGGGTCCTTCCACGTGTTCGTCCAATTCCAGGTTCGGTCAATAACTGCACTGCTGAagtgtgaaatgtgaaatacaTTTCCAAGTTTAATGAACAGAACACACTGTGACACAGGCAAAGGCTGTGGTCCGACACCGAGTGTGTGAAAGGAGAACAAAGATTGTATAGGCAAGGTTGGAAAGCTGCTGTTGGCGGACAAGTCTCAAAACAGAATCAGGAACAGGATGTGACTCGACACCCAAGGCCGTTGAGTCTGCTGAGGAACACCTCTGTTGTGACTGGACACTCAAGGCAGGtgcctgcttaaaaaaaaaaaaaaaaaaaaaacaacaacaactactactactactagtccGTTTTGGCTAGTCACACAAGGCTGAAGCCTGCTGGGAAAAACAAGTCCACATAAGGCACTTCCTGGAAGCGGGTCTTAGCGCAGGTTGCCGTCTCAACATAACCTTTCACTGGGACGATCAAAAGCAGCCATTGATGCCCAAGACGGGATGTAATCACAGGATGATGTTCACATCGGTTAGAATTGACATTTAACACGGAGCGTCACCTCCCCGAGGCCAAGATGGCCGATTAGCGTGGCGGAACATCAGGATGTCAACGcgtttgtttgcgtgtgtgtgtgtgtgtgtgattctgTCGTCTCAGGAGACTCATGTGATCCACAAGTTCAAAGAGGACTTCTACGGCGAGACCCTCAGCGTGGTCATGGTGGGCTACATCCGTCCGGAGAGAAGCTACGACTCGCTCGGTAAAGTGCGCGCAAAATCACGCGGAAAGACTCGCGTTCTCGGGCTTCGAATGATCCAAATGAGAGGAGAAAAGCACAAGTAATCCTCAATAGTTTGCTTGTTTCAGTCCGATTAGAGGACCGTGTTCTGTAGCGAGCCCACAACCACCGAAGAAAAAGACTTGTTCAAACCGTCATGCACGCGGCGACCGCTCTATGATTTCCAGGCTTGTTGAGCCAGAGCAGCTGTGACGAGAATTCTGGTCGACAGCGGAGGGCGATATTgcccaaaatggcggctcaaTTACCGTAATTGAACGCTGTCACTTTGATTGATTAGTTTTtagaatcaatcaatcaggatttttttttttttttttttgtatattttcgaTACTTAGTTACATTTTGCTCTTAATTGAGTTCAGAACTTTTATCGTGATACGacatgcagtcactcacatttggaaaaatgtccgGCTGTGGCCAGTCACGCTCGCAGATAAAATTGCAGCTgcgattagggatggaatctcagcACCTTAAAATAATTAACGGGATTAAAATAACATaactctaaattaaaaaaaaatattaagagcaaatacataactaaaatggaagatgaaaatttcaaacccagaAATGATcgtttccaatttcaactgatattagtagaacatgatattaCAATATTTCATCCAGAAAAATTCTGGCCTGTaaaaggaataaacacaaacggtctgttcccgcaatgttttgaaaacgaCGAAAGTTTATTTCAACATCATCGGCGTTAGCGGCAACAAGCTAGCCGATACGTCGGAACAGATGTTCCTGTCGCCAATcttgatgtattgttataatttcGCGTAATAAACGGCGGTATcgatattgtcaatccattgattaaagctagcagtagatgattgAGGGTTATCAACCAAAACGGCGTTGAGCATCCCTGTTGTAACTGAAATTCCTTTGACGTGGCTCACGATGTTGATggctttcgacgtaaatgcgctcgcagtacgtgaagcaccTCTGAACGCGCTTCTGGcgtcacttccgaacatgctcagtacggttaacttgcgtTTCCTGttaccgggtgaatactgattgtttaggagcaggcttgttttgttaacaacgttttatgaaataaacacgtaaattcacgtcaagactacacaaaataagcgacgtctttcaatatctatttctaCTACTCGTAACAATTTTTCCGCGCGTGATTTtccgtgctcgactgcagatttgcgagcgcgatggcgcgcgggcttGATTGCGCCCGTcaaatgtgattgactggtgttAGTATAAACGTGTTACAGAATTTGAGATCATATCAGCCTTTTGCTAAATTCGCAGTTAGCATTAGCAACTTAGCGTTTTGCCTctttgggttttaaaaaaaaaaaaaatgagtgaccACCATTCAGCTTACTCATACATCATGTTATACAATATGTATATTCCGATCTCTCTAATCATGTCTTAAAAATGACTTTCAATTGATTGCTGGCAATGTTTTCACCGGCGCCAACGCATTGATAGCGTTGAggaaatttatatatatattaaaatttttGTGGTCGACTTAGATATTTATTCCCCCCTCCCTCTCCTTGATTCGAC
Proteins encoded in this window:
- the rfk gene encoding riboflavin kinase, coding for MKSLPYFCRGEVIRGFGRGSKELGIPTANFPDCVVEHLPADIGTGIYYGWACVGNGDVHKMVMSIGWNPYYKNTKKSMETHVIHKFKEDFYGETLSVVMVGYIRPERSYDSLEALIAAINGDIAEAKVQLERPEHVKLRSDNFFTSHSSSSSSSAASSSSSSSSSSSQTIINGH